From the Pectobacterium carotovorum genome, one window contains:
- the pnuC gene encoding nicotinamide riboside transporter PnuC gives MDFFSTSNILIHIPLGEGGYDLSWIEAIGTLFGLLCIWFASQEKTINYLFGLINVTLFAVIFFQIQLYASLLLQIFFFAANIYGWYAWTRKTDSQEVELRIRWLPMQKLIGWSVACVVAIGLMTFYIDAVFAVLTRIAVSGMQGLGLSVQMPTLQPDAFPFWDSTMMVLSIVAMILMTRKYVENWLLWVVIDVISVVIFAYQGVYAMAVEYAILTLIALNGSWLWIKSAQENRVNAVSHGV, from the coding sequence ATGGATTTTTTTAGTACCAGCAATATTTTAATTCATATTCCTTTGGGGGAAGGGGGATACGATCTTTCCTGGATTGAGGCGATCGGTACGCTGTTTGGCCTGCTGTGCATTTGGTTCGCGAGTCAGGAAAAAACCATCAACTATCTGTTTGGGCTGATTAACGTTACGTTGTTTGCCGTGATCTTTTTCCAGATTCAGCTCTATGCCAGTCTGTTGCTACAAATCTTCTTTTTTGCCGCCAATATTTATGGCTGGTATGCCTGGACGCGCAAGACGGACTCGCAGGAAGTGGAGCTGCGCATTCGCTGGTTGCCAATGCAGAAGCTGATTGGCTGGTCGGTGGCGTGTGTTGTCGCGATTGGCCTGATGACGTTCTACATTGATGCGGTGTTTGCCGTGCTGACGCGTATTGCCGTTTCTGGTATGCAAGGGCTGGGGCTGTCAGTGCAGATGCCGACCCTCCAGCCGGATGCGTTCCCATTCTGGGATTCCACCATGATGGTGTTGTCGATCGTGGCGATGATCCTGATGACGCGTAAATACGTCGAGAACTGGCTGCTGTGGGTGGTGATTGATGTGATAAGTGTGGTGATTTTTGCTTATCAGGGCGTCTACGCGATGGCGGTAGAGTACGCGATCCTGACGCTGATCGCCCTGAACGGCTCCTGGCTATGGATTAAGAGCGCACAGGAAAACCGCGTCAACGCGGTTTCACACGGGGTGTAA